A part of Halogeometricum sp. S3BR5-2 genomic DNA contains:
- a CDS encoding DUF502 domain-containing protein, whose product MSSWRRDFASGLVVLVPILVILYVLGILYSNISGLPLIKELEAPFGFFVAIFVFVMLVFSVGYLMRTTAGRLFESAIDGTMNRVPLVRVLYNASKLAVETALTGTEDLQKPVRLEVWPGIRMTGFKTGKTTPDGREVIFMPTAPNITTGFVMEVEPEDLTETDERVEEALTRILSAGFAEDESSAAIDIDVDDERSDRSGGDERDGHERRR is encoded by the coding sequence ATGTCCTCGTGGAGACGCGACTTCGCAAGCGGTCTGGTCGTACTCGTCCCTATCCTCGTCATCCTGTACGTTCTCGGCATCCTCTACAGCAATATCTCCGGTCTCCCCCTGATCAAGGAACTGGAGGCCCCGTTCGGGTTCTTCGTCGCCATCTTCGTCTTCGTGATGCTCGTGTTCTCGGTGGGCTACCTGATGCGGACGACGGCCGGGCGCCTGTTCGAGTCGGCCATCGACGGGACGATGAACCGCGTTCCGCTCGTTCGGGTGCTGTACAACGCGTCGAAACTCGCCGTTGAGACGGCGTTGACGGGGACCGAGGACCTCCAAAAGCCCGTCAGACTGGAGGTGTGGCCGGGGATTCGGATGACGGGCTTCAAGACCGGGAAGACGACGCCTGACGGGCGGGAAGTGATTTTCATGCCGACTGCGCCGAACATCACCACCGGGTTCGTGATGGAAGTCGAGCCCGAGGACCTGACCGAGACGGACGAGCGGGTCGAAGAGGCGCTGACGCGCATCCTCTCGGCCGGGTTCGCCGAGGACGAATCGAGCGCGGCCATCGACATCGACGTCGACGACGAACGGAGCGACCGAAGCGGAGGAGACGAGCGAGACGGACACGAACGGCGGCGAT